One stretch of Chryseobacterium indologenes DNA includes these proteins:
- a CDS encoding bifunctional UDP-N-acetylmuramoyl-tripeptide:D-alanyl-D-alanine ligase/alanine racemase: MNYTVQQIAAITNAEVIGDKNLVVRNIAYDSRIIYSIKNTAFIAINTHKNSGEKFIEAAIDRGITIIISEHHYPQFENITWVIVKNSVDFLQQLAKYHFENSHLRSIGITGSNGKTILKEWLYQCLWNEFPTVKSPKSFNSQIGLPLSLLQINDSHQLGIFEVGISHPNEMEKLENIFHPQIGLLTHIGNAHAANFSSEEELIDEKIKLFKDSEVIIYNGDHSLVDQKIKKLYADKKLISYGFKEENQVFIKKNTKDENIVVEYFGEEISFPAHQRDESTLTNATALIAVLKVLQVENKKIVEKINLLKAVEMRLEAIEGIKGNIVINDSFNLDLDSLKTALQFLKEYNKPKKSLVLTDIVGVNTNSQELYEEVSELVNEQNFDSVFLIGNEISIFSDLFKSKTFIFTDTKELIESKHLSEIENQIILLKGARKFEIEKLKDILELRKHDTVLEINLNAILHNINYHKSLLKPGTKMMAMVKANAYGLGSYEISEFLQHHHIDYLGVAFADEGVELRKKGITTPIVVMNPEQHSYQTIIEYNLEPEIYSFRVLELFYEAVQKSGYDKKYPIHIKLETGMHRLGFKGFELDQLSETLSQKNLKVQSIFSHLSSSDMPEEREFTLDQLKTFDKNSSYLIEKLGYVPIRHILNSSGITSYTNHQYDMVRIGIGMLGESPDSEIQKQLQSVVSFKTVISQISMVENGESVGYSRKFKPDHPTKIATIPVGYADGIPRLIGNQVGSLGVNKILAPIVGNICMDMMMINVENIPNVKEGDMVTVFNAKPSLKEFAGYCKTITYEVLTSISPRVKRIYIKD, from the coding sequence ATGAACTATACAGTACAACAAATTGCAGCAATCACCAATGCAGAAGTTATTGGAGATAAGAATTTAGTGGTTAGAAATATAGCCTATGACAGCAGGATCATATATTCTATTAAGAATACTGCATTTATTGCGATCAACACCCATAAAAATTCCGGTGAAAAGTTTATTGAAGCTGCTATAGACAGAGGAATTACTATCATTATTTCTGAACATCACTACCCACAGTTTGAAAATATTACGTGGGTTATTGTTAAAAATTCCGTGGATTTTCTACAGCAATTAGCCAAGTATCACTTCGAAAATTCTCATTTACGGTCCATCGGAATCACAGGAAGTAATGGTAAAACCATTTTAAAAGAATGGCTCTATCAATGTTTATGGAATGAATTTCCTACTGTAAAAAGTCCGAAGAGTTTTAATTCTCAGATAGGACTTCCCCTTTCGCTCCTTCAAATCAATGATTCTCACCAGTTGGGAATTTTTGAAGTGGGAATTTCTCATCCGAACGAAATGGAAAAGCTTGAAAATATTTTCCATCCTCAGATCGGATTGTTAACCCATATCGGAAATGCCCATGCGGCCAACTTTTCTTCCGAAGAAGAACTGATTGATGAGAAGATCAAACTTTTCAAAGATTCTGAAGTGATCATTTATAATGGTGATCATTCTCTGGTAGATCAGAAAATAAAAAAACTATACGCAGATAAAAAATTAATCTCTTACGGATTCAAAGAAGAGAATCAAGTCTTCATTAAAAAAAATACGAAGGATGAAAACATCGTTGTTGAATATTTTGGTGAAGAAATCAGTTTTCCGGCCCATCAGAGAGACGAATCCACGTTAACCAACGCTACAGCGCTTATCGCAGTCCTTAAGGTGTTACAGGTCGAAAATAAAAAGATCGTTGAAAAAATCAACCTTTTAAAGGCCGTTGAAATGAGGCTTGAAGCGATTGAAGGAATTAAGGGCAATATTGTCATCAACGATTCTTTCAATCTAGATCTTGATTCTTTGAAAACAGCCCTTCAATTTTTGAAGGAATACAACAAACCAAAAAAATCATTGGTCTTAACTGATATCGTAGGAGTGAATACCAATTCTCAGGAATTATATGAAGAAGTTTCTGAATTGGTCAATGAACAAAATTTCGATTCTGTATTTCTGATTGGTAATGAAATTTCAATATTTAGTGATTTATTTAAATCAAAAACTTTTATTTTCACCGATACAAAAGAACTGATTGAAAGCAAACATCTCTCTGAAATCGAAAATCAGATCATTCTTCTCAAGGGAGCAAGAAAATTTGAAATCGAGAAATTGAAAGATATTCTTGAACTCAGAAAGCATGATACCGTTTTAGAGATTAATCTGAATGCTATTCTCCATAATATTAATTATCACAAATCGCTGTTAAAGCCAGGTACAAAAATGATGGCTATGGTAAAGGCGAACGCTTACGGTCTGGGGAGTTATGAAATTTCAGAATTTCTGCAGCATCATCACATCGATTACCTGGGAGTAGCCTTTGCTGATGAAGGGGTAGAACTTCGTAAAAAAGGAATCACCACTCCTATTGTTGTAATGAATCCTGAACAACACAGTTATCAAACCATCATAGAATATAATCTGGAACCTGAGATTTATAGTTTCAGGGTTTTAGAGCTATTTTATGAAGCCGTACAAAAGTCGGGATATGATAAAAAATACCCTATTCATATTAAACTGGAAACAGGTATGCACCGTCTTGGTTTTAAAGGCTTTGAGCTGGATCAACTGAGTGAAACTTTAAGTCAGAAAAACCTCAAAGTTCAAAGTATATTCAGTCATTTGTCTTCTTCGGATATGCCTGAAGAACGGGAATTTACATTAGATCAACTAAAGACATTTGATAAGAATTCAAGTTATTTAATAGAAAAGCTAGGCTACGTTCCTATCCGACATATCTTAAATTCTTCCGGAATAACAAGCTATACCAATCATCAGTATGATATGGTAAGAATTGGAATCGGAATGCTTGGAGAATCTCCGGATAGTGAAATTCAGAAACAATTACAGTCCGTGGTAAGTTTTAAAACCGTAATTTCACAGATATCAATGGTTGAAAATGGTGAGTCTGTAGGATACAGCAGAAAATTTAAACCTGATCATCCCACAAAGATCGCTACCATCCCTGTGGGGTATGCTGATGGTATTCCAAGATTAATCGGAAACCAGGTAGGGAGTCTGGGAGTAAATAAAATACTCGCTCCAATTGTTGGAAATATCTGTATGGATATGATGATGATTAACGTAGAAAATATTCCTAATGTAAAGGAAGGCGATATGGTAACCGTCTTTAATGCAAAACCAAGTTTAAAAGAATTCGCAGGCTACTGCAAAACGATAACCTATGAAGTATTAACTTCCATTTCGCCGCGGGTGAAACGGATTTATATAAAAGATTAA
- a CDS encoding thymidine kinase, giving the protein MFLENTINHSKQSGWMEVICGSMFSGKTEELIRRLRRAEMAGQNVEIFKPKLDIRYSEEDIVSHNQNKIRSTAVDNPNEILLLASNCDVVGIDEAQFFDESIVEIANQLANSGIRVVIAGLDMDFLGRPFGPMPNLMATAEYVTKVHAICKRTGNLANYSMRTSQGDNLVELGETESYEAVSRRVFIDEVLSKRKS; this is encoded by the coding sequence ATGTTTTTAGAAAATACAATTAATCATTCCAAACAAAGTGGTTGGATGGAAGTGATTTGTGGCTCTATGTTTTCGGGTAAAACCGAGGAGTTGATCCGAAGATTACGTAGGGCAGAAATGGCAGGACAGAATGTGGAAATTTTTAAACCGAAACTGGATATCCGGTATTCTGAAGAGGACATTGTTTCTCATAACCAGAATAAAATCCGCAGTACCGCAGTAGATAATCCGAATGAGATTCTTCTATTGGCATCCAATTGCGATGTGGTAGGAATAGATGAAGCTCAGTTTTTCGATGAAAGCATTGTTGAGATAGCCAATCAACTGGCTAATAGTGGTATAAGAGTAGTGATTGCAGGATTAGATATGGATTTCCTGGGACGGCCTTTCGGGCCAATGCCAAATTTGATGGCTACAGCAGAATATGTCACAAAAGTGCATGCTATTTGCAAGAGAACAGGAAACCTTGCCAACTATTCTATGAGAACCTCCCAGGGAGATAATTTGGTAGAGCTGGGTGAAACTGAAAGCTATGAAGCCGTAAGCCGTCGTGTTTTTATTGATGAAGTGCTTTCAAAAAGAAAGTCATAG
- the rsmI gene encoding 16S rRNA (cytidine(1402)-2'-O)-methyltransferase: MSGILYFVPTPVGNLEDMTFRAVNVLKDVDYILCEDTRTSGILLKHFEISKPLKSYHLHNEHQATEKVITDLKNGQNIAIITDAGTPGISDPGYLLGKAGADNNIEMICLPGATALIPALVVSGLPNNEFLFAGFLPQKKGRQTKLKQLAEEKKTIVLYESPHKINTTLEQIKEFFGENTRASLSREISKKFEETKRGTINELIEFSKSKTLKGEIVLIVNNSI; encoded by the coding sequence TTGAGCGGAATCCTATATTTTGTTCCCACACCCGTTGGGAATTTGGAAGATATGACTTTCAGGGCTGTGAATGTCCTTAAAGATGTTGATTATATTTTATGTGAAGATACCAGAACTTCCGGAATACTTTTAAAACATTTTGAAATCTCTAAGCCTTTAAAATCGTACCATTTGCACAATGAACATCAGGCAACGGAGAAAGTAATTACAGACCTAAAAAACGGGCAGAATATTGCCATCATTACCGATGCTGGAACCCCAGGAATTTCAGATCCAGGGTATTTATTAGGAAAGGCAGGAGCAGATAATAATATCGAAATGATTTGTCTTCCCGGTGCTACAGCTTTAATTCCGGCTTTGGTGGTTTCGGGACTTCCCAATAATGAATTCTTATTTGCAGGATTTTTACCTCAAAAGAAAGGAAGACAAACCAAGTTAAAACAGCTTGCTGAAGAAAAGAAAACCATTGTGCTGTACGAAAGCCCACACAAGATCAATACTACACTAGAACAGATTAAAGAATTCTTTGGGGAAAATACCAGAGCAAGTTTAAGCCGTGAAATTTCCAAGAAGTTTGAAGAAACGAAGCGTGGAACAATCAATGAATTAATTGAATTTTCCAAAAGCAAAACTTTAAAAGGGGAGATTGTTCTTATTGTCAATAATTCTATTTGA
- a CDS encoding WG repeat-containing protein — protein sequence MKKLIFVLCSTVCIAQTNQYTKVLLSKKTGKEVSSYSDGFGIAYDPVSKKQGIVDAKGNITFESSYKGGISHIFKNRFILYSEEGNIRKSAIIDEKGNELLPFENQDFNTPWWSKERIIASRQGKEAVYDFSGKLIIPDSDKVRFAGKDAFFVLKGKKWFLYDFSGKLLSDREFKDDYSFENGRALIINEENQSEIIGKIGQTLHKFSKNVVDMNAYPYLITQNKASGKYGLIDTEENVIADEIYSDITPEYFGQKEYIYLRKSNKTTVFYKNDQKLYPNNFKYLYTLSNHFFRVYSDKSEQSGIVDLQGNMVVPQEYDFIKNFTISGKDFIYLKKGDEEKLLDKELKNILNGGDQIVGFYPDIIIIKRKDQYYQFSVIHQSVAELKNVKLVKKQNVEYFTILNEYSKPLVCMNNDNLYGILDAKGMVIVPFAYEDIIAFENFENEIVVKKEGKYGVLNFQNEPLSEIIYDKYVWMKEVLKLNKDKKTDLLYFTRFRNETPEL from the coding sequence TTGAAAAAACTAATTTTTGTATTGTGTTCTACAGTTTGTATAGCGCAGACTAATCAATACACTAAGGTTCTTCTTTCCAAAAAGACAGGAAAGGAGGTAAGTTCATATTCAGATGGTTTTGGGATTGCGTATGATCCTGTTTCCAAAAAACAAGGTATTGTAGATGCTAAAGGAAATATCACTTTTGAATCTTCATACAAAGGAGGAATTTCCCATATCTTCAAAAACAGGTTTATTCTTTATTCCGAGGAAGGAAATATAAGAAAATCAGCAATAATTGACGAAAAAGGAAATGAACTGCTTCCTTTTGAAAATCAGGATTTCAATACGCCATGGTGGAGCAAAGAACGTATTATTGCTTCCAGACAAGGAAAAGAAGCTGTTTATGATTTTAGCGGAAAACTCATTATTCCAGATTCAGACAAGGTTCGTTTTGCCGGAAAAGATGCTTTCTTTGTTTTAAAAGGTAAAAAATGGTTTCTTTATGACTTTAGCGGGAAACTGCTTAGTGATAGGGAATTTAAAGATGATTACAGCTTTGAAAATGGAAGAGCCCTTATCATCAATGAAGAGAACCAAAGTGAAATCATCGGAAAGATTGGCCAAACGCTGCATAAGTTTTCAAAGAATGTGGTAGATATGAATGCCTATCCTTATCTGATTACTCAAAATAAAGCTTCCGGAAAATATGGCCTGATTGATACAGAAGAAAACGTTATTGCTGATGAAATTTACAGTGATATCACTCCGGAATACTTTGGACAAAAAGAATATATTTATCTCAGAAAAAGCAATAAAACAACTGTTTTTTATAAGAATGACCAGAAGCTTTATCCTAACAATTTTAAATATTTATACACCTTATCCAATCACTTTTTCAGAGTTTACAGTGATAAATCAGAGCAATCCGGTATTGTAGATTTACAGGGAAATATGGTGGTTCCTCAGGAATATGATTTTATTAAAAATTTTACCATCTCAGGAAAGGATTTTATTTATCTTAAAAAGGGAGATGAGGAAAAGCTTTTGGATAAAGAACTCAAAAATATTCTTAATGGAGGTGATCAGATTGTTGGTTTTTATCCTGATATTATAATTATTAAAAGAAAGGATCAATATTATCAGTTTTCAGTAATCCACCAATCAGTGGCTGAGCTTAAGAACGTAAAGCTGGTAAAGAAGCAGAATGTTGAATACTTTACTATTCTTAATGAGTACTCAAAACCTCTTGTCTGTATGAATAATGATAATCTTTATGGTATTCTGGATGCTAAGGGTATGGTAATTGTTCCGTTTGCTTATGAAGATATTATTGCCTTTGAAAACTTTGAAAATGAAATTGTGGTAAAGAAAGAGGGAAAATATGGAGTTTTAAATTTTCAAAACGAACCTCTATCAGAGATTATTTATGATAAATATGTCTGGATGAAGGAGGTATTGAAATTAAATAAAGACAAGAAGACGGACTTGCTTTATTTCACCAGATTTAGAAATGAGACCCCGGAACTATAG
- the fabG gene encoding 3-oxoacyl-[acyl-carrier-protein] reductase, producing the protein MKLLEGKVALITGATRGIGKGIAEMYAQQGAKVAFTYAGSVDKAKELEAALSSVTQIKGYQSDASDYDAAQKLVEEVMAEFGQIDILVNNAGITKDNLLLRMSKEDWDQVIKVNLDSVFNLTKAVIKPMMKARSGSIINMTSVVGIQGHAGQANYAASKAGVIGFTKSVALELGSRNIRCNAIAPGFIETEMTAILDEKIVQEWREGIPMKKGGQPADVANACVFLGSEMASYITGQTLNVDGGMLT; encoded by the coding sequence ATGAAATTATTAGAAGGAAAGGTAGCACTAATTACCGGAGCTACAAGAGGAATCGGGAAGGGTATTGCTGAAATGTATGCTCAACAGGGAGCAAAAGTAGCATTTACTTATGCCGGTTCTGTAGACAAAGCTAAAGAATTAGAAGCAGCTTTAAGTTCTGTAACCCAAATTAAAGGATATCAGTCTGACGCATCAGATTATGATGCTGCGCAGAAACTGGTAGAAGAAGTAATGGCTGAATTTGGGCAGATTGATATTTTGGTAAACAATGCCGGGATTACAAAAGATAACTTATTATTGAGAATGTCTAAAGAAGACTGGGATCAGGTAATCAAAGTAAACCTTGATTCAGTTTTCAACCTTACAAAAGCGGTGATTAAACCGATGATGAAGGCAAGATCAGGATCTATCATTAATATGACTTCTGTAGTAGGAATTCAGGGACATGCCGGACAAGCAAACTATGCAGCCTCTAAAGCAGGGGTAATTGGATTTACAAAATCTGTTGCATTAGAATTAGGTTCAAGAAATATCAGATGTAATGCTATTGCTCCAGGATTCATTGAAACAGAAATGACCGCTATTCTGGATGAGAAAATTGTTCAGGAATGGAGAGAAGGAATTCCAATGAAAAAAGGAGGACAGCCTGCTGATGTAGCGAATGCTTGTGTTTTCTTAGGAAGTGAAATGGCATCATACATTACCGGACAGACATTAAACGTTGACGGAGGAATGTTAACTTAA
- a CDS encoding GMP reductase: MRIEYDIKLGFKDVMFRPKRSTLKSRSEVDLEREFIFKHTQKKWSGIPVIAANMDTVGTFEMAVELAKDKIITAIHKHYTPEEWDQFLQSQPESIHQYIALSTGTGKVDEEKIRVILEKHPKIEFLCIDVANGYSEHFVQFVKTARANFPDKIIIAGNVVTGEMVEELLLVGADIIKVGIGPGSVCTTRVKTGVGYPQLSAIIECADAAHGLGGHIIADGGCKVPGDVAKAFGGGADFVMLGGMFAGHDESGGEMIEENGKKYRLFYGMSSKTAMDKHSGGVAEYRASEGKTVKVAYKGPVAETVKDILGGVRSTCTYVGASKLKELSKRTTFIRVQEQENQVFN, encoded by the coding sequence ATGCGTATAGAATATGACATAAAATTGGGGTTTAAGGATGTAATGTTCCGCCCTAAACGTTCCACATTGAAATCCCGTTCAGAAGTAGATCTGGAAAGAGAATTTATCTTTAAACACACCCAAAAAAAATGGAGTGGAATTCCTGTTATTGCTGCTAATATGGATACGGTAGGAACCTTTGAAATGGCGGTAGAACTGGCTAAAGATAAAATCATTACAGCAATCCATAAGCATTATACTCCTGAAGAATGGGATCAGTTTCTGCAAAGTCAGCCTGAAAGTATTCATCAGTATATTGCTTTAAGTACAGGAACAGGAAAAGTGGATGAAGAGAAAATCCGGGTGATTCTTGAAAAGCACCCAAAAATCGAGTTTTTATGTATAGATGTTGCCAATGGGTATTCTGAACATTTCGTTCAGTTTGTGAAGACGGCAAGGGCTAATTTTCCTGATAAAATTATTATTGCAGGGAATGTAGTAACCGGTGAAATGGTGGAAGAGCTACTTTTAGTGGGCGCAGATATCATAAAAGTTGGAATTGGGCCAGGTTCTGTATGTACTACGCGTGTAAAAACTGGAGTGGGTTATCCGCAATTATCAGCGATCATAGAATGTGCAGATGCAGCTCATGGTTTAGGCGGTCATATTATTGCAGACGGAGGCTGTAAAGTTCCCGGAGATGTTGCCAAAGCTTTTGGCGGTGGTGCTGATTTTGTGATGTTAGGAGGAATGTTTGCTGGTCACGACGAGAGTGGTGGTGAAATGATTGAAGAAAATGGCAAAAAATACCGTTTATTCTACGGAATGAGCTCAAAAACGGCTATGGATAAACATTCCGGAGGTGTTGCTGAATACCGTGCTTCAGAAGGAAAAACCGTAAAAGTTGCTTATAAAGGTCCGGTTGCTGAAACGGTAAAGGATATTTTAGGAGGAGTACGTTCTACCTGTACGTATGTAGGGGCTTCTAAACTTAAAGAACTTTCCAAAAGAACCACTTTTATAAGAGTTCAGGAACAGGAAAACCAGGTTTTTAACTAA
- a CDS encoding prolipoprotein diacylglyceryl transferase, with protein MDFPVTFHIFGKTILAHPLFETVGIFLGMRYYFYLKRKSTKKLSFNTSAAVLIGATAGALLGSKLIGNLENPYTMFENFSFQKFWSSNTIVGGLAFGLLGVELAKKLVHHKESTGDLIVFPLMLAMIIGRIGCFLTGIHEETYGIPTNSIFGMHLGDQYLRHPVALYEIGFLISLWMVLKYIQKQKKYPSGFLFQIFMLSYFTFRFFLDFIKPRVEIAGNLGTIQLVCICIIIYYIYTFKISKPL; from the coding sequence ATGGATTTTCCTGTCACCTTTCACATTTTTGGTAAAACAATTCTGGCCCATCCTCTTTTTGAGACGGTTGGAATCTTTTTGGGTATGCGGTATTACTTTTATCTGAAAAGAAAATCTACTAAGAAATTATCGTTCAATACTTCTGCTGCCGTTTTGATAGGAGCAACTGCAGGAGCATTATTAGGTTCCAAGCTCATTGGAAATCTGGAAAATCCTTACACGATGTTTGAGAACTTCAGCTTTCAGAAGTTCTGGTCCAGCAATACAATAGTGGGTGGGCTGGCCTTTGGATTATTGGGTGTGGAATTGGCTAAAAAATTAGTTCATCACAAAGAAAGCACCGGAGATTTGATTGTTTTCCCTTTAATGCTGGCAATGATTATTGGACGAATTGGCTGTTTTCTTACTGGAATTCATGAAGAAACGTATGGTATCCCAACGAATTCTATTTTTGGAATGCACCTGGGAGATCAATACCTGAGACATCCTGTTGCCTTGTATGAGATAGGTTTTCTTATCAGCCTTTGGATGGTTCTTAAATATATTCAGAAACAGAAAAAATATCCGTCCGGATTTCTTTTCCAAATCTTTATGTTAAGTTATTTTACCTTTAGATTCTTCTTGGATTTCATTAAACCAAGAGTTGAAATTGCTGGAAATCTAGGGACGATTCAACTGGTATGTATTTGTATAATTATTTACTACATTTATACTTTCAAAATATCCAAACCACTTTAA
- a CDS encoding radical SAM protein, protein MPVRNYTYYDYTISLCPECLKRVGAKIIIEDEAVFMTKRCPDHGFFKTKIASDVHYYKNIRNYNKASEMPLHFGTDVEYGCPYDCGLCVDHEQHSCLSIVEVTDRCNLTCPTCYAMSSPHYGNHRSLKEIEAMFDVIVKNEGEPDVVQISGGEPTIHPEFFKIMDIAKSKPIKHLMLNTNGIRIANDPGFAEKLATYAPEFEVYLQFDSFKPEVLEDFRGKDLTSVRIKALEKLNELNLSTTLVIVLQKDKNIDEIGKIIEFALKQKCVRGITFQPVEIAGRNREDSAHEKITLTEVRQEILNQFPLLNFDDIIPVPCNPDALAMGYILKLQGEIIPLTRYINPADLLNNESRNTIVYEQDTGLHMQLLDIFSTGISVDKVKPKVNQLLCCLPEVSAPDLDYDNLFRIIIMNFMDAHDFDVRAVKKSCVHIVNKDLKLIPFETMNLFYRDDKKSYLEELRKEDKVLF, encoded by the coding sequence ATGCCAGTAAGAAACTATACCTATTACGATTATACAATCAGCCTTTGCCCGGAATGCCTGAAAAGAGTAGGAGCAAAGATTATTATTGAGGATGAAGCCGTTTTTATGACTAAAAGATGTCCTGATCATGGCTTTTTCAAAACAAAAATAGCTTCTGACGTTCACTATTACAAAAATATACGAAACTATAATAAAGCTTCGGAAATGCCGCTTCATTTTGGAACCGATGTGGAATATGGATGTCCTTATGACTGTGGTCTTTGTGTAGATCATGAGCAGCATAGCTGCCTTTCTATAGTAGAAGTTACAGATCGTTGTAATCTCACCTGTCCAACCTGTTATGCTATGTCTTCTCCACATTATGGAAATCATAGGAGCCTGAAGGAAATTGAGGCCATGTTCGATGTTATTGTTAAAAATGAAGGTGAACCGGATGTTGTTCAGATTAGTGGCGGAGAGCCTACCATCCATCCGGAGTTTTTCAAAATTATGGATATTGCCAAGTCAAAACCCATAAAACATTTAATGCTGAATACCAATGGGATAAGAATTGCCAATGATCCGGGGTTTGCTGAAAAACTGGCTACTTATGCTCCTGAATTTGAAGTGTATCTTCAGTTTGATTCTTTTAAGCCGGAAGTGTTGGAGGATTTCAGAGGGAAAGACCTGACGTCTGTAAGGATCAAGGCTTTGGAAAAACTAAACGAACTGAACCTTTCCACCACTTTGGTTATTGTTCTTCAAAAGGATAAAAACATTGACGAAATTGGAAAGATCATTGAATTTGCACTAAAACAGAAATGTGTAAGAGGCATTACCTTCCAGCCGGTAGAAATTGCAGGAAGAAACAGGGAAGATTCGGCACATGAGAAAATCACTTTAACAGAAGTAAGGCAGGAAATTCTCAATCAGTTTCCCCTTTTAAACTTTGATGATATTATTCCCGTTCCGTGCAATCCGGATGCTTTGGCGATGGGATATATTTTAAAACTTCAGGGAGAAATTATTCCTTTAACCCGATACATCAATCCTGCTGATCTTCTGAATAATGAATCAAGAAATACGATTGTCTATGAGCAGGATACAGGGCTTCACATGCAGTTGCTGGATATCTTCAGTACAGGGATTTCTGTAGATAAAGTAAAACCTAAAGTTAACCAGTTACTTTGCTGTCTTCCAGAAGTATCTGCTCCGGATCTGGACTATGATAATCTGTTTAGAATTATTATTATGAACTTCATGGACGCTCACGATTTTGATGTACGGGCCGTGAAGAAATCCTGTGTTCATATTGTCAATAAAGATCTAAAGCTCATTCCTTTTGAAACCATGAACCTTTTCTACCGAGATGATAAGAAAAGCTACCTGGAAGAATTGAGGAAGGAAGATAAAGTGTTATTTTAA
- the surE gene encoding 5'/3'-nucleotidase SurE, whose product MERPLILVTNDDGITAPGIRNLISFMNEIGEVVVVAPNSPQSGKGHAITINSTLSYEEVTLDGPQTDYSCSGTPVDCVKMALDKILKRRPDIVVSGINHGANSSINVIYSGTMSAAVEAGVEGIPAIGFSLLDFSWEADFTQAKEYIQNIVRRTLENPMPKGIVLNVNIPKLPASEIKGVKVCKQAHAKWEESFDERVNPHGKKYYWLTGYFNNMDDSEDADETALANGYISIVPVKFDLTAYEYMKTLEEVMAFDAVKESK is encoded by the coding sequence ATGGAAAGACCGCTTATTCTGGTTACTAATGATGATGGAATTACAGCTCCGGGTATCAGAAATTTGATCAGTTTTATGAACGAAATCGGAGAAGTAGTTGTGGTAGCGCCCAACTCTCCTCAAAGTGGCAAAGGCCACGCTATTACGATTAACTCTACACTAAGCTACGAAGAAGTTACTCTTGATGGTCCGCAAACAGATTATTCCTGCAGCGGAACTCCTGTAGACTGTGTAAAAATGGCTCTTGATAAAATTCTGAAAAGAAGACCTGATATTGTGGTTTCAGGGATTAATCATGGTGCCAATTCATCCATTAATGTAATTTATTCAGGAACGATGTCTGCAGCTGTTGAGGCAGGTGTTGAAGGAATTCCTGCCATTGGATTTTCCTTACTGGATTTCAGTTGGGAAGCAGATTTTACTCAAGCCAAAGAGTATATTCAGAATATTGTAAGAAGAACTCTTGAAAACCCAATGCCGAAAGGAATTGTTCTCAATGTTAACATTCCGAAACTTCCTGCATCGGAAATAAAAGGCGTAAAAGTCTGCAAACAGGCTCATGCTAAATGGGAAGAAAGCTTTGATGAAAGAGTAAATCCACATGGGAAAAAATATTATTGGCTAACAGGGTATTTCAACAATATGGATGATTCGGAGGATGCTGATGAAACCGCTTTAGCTAACGGATATATTTCCATTGTCCCTGTGAAGTTTGATCTGACAGCCTACGAGTATATGAAAACATTGGAAGAAGTAATGGCTTTTGATGCTGTGAAAGAATCTAAATAA
- a CDS encoding lmo0937 family membrane protein has product MRSLLWLVAVICIVVWLLGMLGIVPGISTGYLIHVLLVIAIIVILYNIITGRKPLD; this is encoded by the coding sequence ATGAGAAGTTTATTATGGTTAGTTGCAGTGATCTGCATCGTTGTATGGCTTTTAGGAATGCTGGGAATTGTTCCGGGAATAAGCACGGGTTATTTAATTCACGTTTTGCTTGTTATCGCCATTATTGTTATCCTTTATAACATTATTACAGGAAGAAAGCCTCTGGATTAA